Proteins encoded together in one Campylobacter peloridis LMG 23910 window:
- a CDS encoding type VI secretion system Vgr family protein, which yields MNTNNSYLNLKINKLDFKITKAIIKESLDQIFLCECEGFYENINNDIFSDDNIEFNPNMLIDKEASLIIKNPYENKKIDFSTNIDMIYRGIISYVDYLGVNQGSASNIVKENFKQLNHKHFFKFNLHSPLIRLDFNKANRIYTHTNIIEVIKQTLAYYNTKLNKNIDFSNIHHIYETKELISQYNESDLEFITRLAHNHGIYFYEDKDNIYFYDFYTHKGKIKDIVFNPNINNHLNETCIYALNKEKQIQTNAFTHSSNNSKQPLSLYSLSTKAQNANTHYNEHSYESEYSFTQNINLKQSPTLKEKRNTMLNNILKAKSNIYHLSLNESIKINIQEETTKEYTIIAKEQILIDDAILANTINTNDNLNIKDLNLSKSYTNNLTLTPSFLTFTPSFKSKPKPPINTMGIVIGEDSNIENQRNTIYTDEYGRVKVRINLYANQEELDNKTNMYHYSPFLRVASNVASNHSGFYHTPRIGDEVIISFLDDDIDKPFISGSLYNGVNTMPQYNYPRYKREIAGQTLNYLSAIPMYNKGLDELKLQENTEYNLNYKNEHYLTISNSTIGKDNTDAKARNEIALKNDIDKEEFYILAQKDYKEEIGNNYEQTIKNNKTSEVGALYTEFITLGHMQNIIGFKNVNVGAQYLENTLLSKDTNVGLSNTLNVGISNEVNIGQNHEEKIGNDKRVIINNNLEQDIKNDFIQRIGHNKNETIKGSYVLQTNQSIKFHSKKDLSIETNEYFKAEADDSISFKAKNNCSFTADEINTLANKESTLIAQKRIISQVGENTTITQTKDKIILQVGKMQVIIDDKGLRVKGGDLRAD from the coding sequence ATGAATACAAACAACTCTTATCTTAATTTAAAAATTAACAAACTTGATTTTAAAATCACAAAAGCCATTATAAAAGAAAGCTTGGATCAGATCTTTTTATGTGAATGTGAAGGTTTTTATGAAAATATCAATAATGATATTTTTAGTGATGATAATATTGAATTTAATCCTAATATGCTTATTGATAAAGAAGCTTCACTTATAATTAAAAATCCTTATGAAAACAAAAAGATAGACTTTTCAACTAATATTGATATGATTTATCGGGGAATAATATCTTATGTTGACTATTTAGGTGTTAATCAAGGTAGTGCTAGCAATATTGTAAAAGAAAATTTTAAACAATTAAACCATAAACATTTTTTTAAGTTTAACTTGCATTCTCCTTTAATAAGACTTGATTTTAATAAAGCAAATCGTATTTATACTCATACAAACATAATAGAAGTAATTAAACAAACCTTAGCCTATTATAACACCAAGCTAAATAAAAACATTGATTTTTCTAATATTCATCATATATATGAAACTAAAGAATTAATTTCTCAATACAATGAAAGTGATTTAGAATTTATCACAAGATTAGCACACAATCATGGTATTTATTTTTATGAAGATAAAGATAATATTTATTTTTATGATTTTTATACTCATAAAGGCAAAATAAAAGATATAGTTTTTAATCCTAATATCAACAACCATCTTAATGAAACTTGTATTTACGCACTAAATAAAGAAAAACAAATACAAACTAATGCTTTTACTCATTCTAGTAATAATTCCAAACAACCTTTAAGTTTATATTCCTTAAGCACTAAAGCACAAAATGCCAATACACATTATAATGAGCATTCTTATGAAAGTGAGTATTCCTTTACACAAAATATTAATTTAAAACAATCCCCTACCCTAAAAGAAAAAAGAAATACTATGCTTAATAATATACTAAAAGCAAAAAGCAATATTTATCATCTTAGTTTAAATGAAAGTATTAAAATTAATATTCAAGAAGAAACCACCAAAGAATATACCATTATAGCAAAAGAACAAATTTTAATTGATGATGCTATTTTAGCTAATACTATCAATACCAATGATAATTTAAATATTAAAGACTTAAATCTAAGCAAATCTTATACAAATAATTTAACCCTTACCCCATCTTTTTTAACCTTTACACCTAGTTTTAAATCCAAACCAAAACCTCCAATTAATACCATGGGTATAGTTATAGGAGAAGATTCTAATATAGAAAATCAAAGAAATACCATATATACAGATGAATATGGAAGAGTAAAAGTAAGGATTAATCTTTATGCTAATCAAGAAGAATTAGATAATAAAACAAACATGTATCACTATAGTCCATTCTTAAGAGTAGCTAGTAATGTAGCAAGCAATCATTCAGGTTTTTACCATACACCTAGAATAGGAGATGAAGTTATTATTTCATTTTTAGATGATGATATAGATAAACCTTTTATTAGTGGGAGTTTGTATAATGGGGTGAATACTATGCCACAATATAACTACCCAAGATACAAAAGAGAAATCGCTGGACAAACACTAAATTATCTAAGTGCTATACCTATGTATAATAAAGGCTTAGATGAACTTAAACTACAAGAAAATACAGAATATAATCTAAATTATAAAAATGAACATTATCTAACTATCTCTAATTCTACTATAGGAAAAGATAATACCGATGCAAAAGCAAGAAATGAAATCGCTTTAAAAAATGATATAGACAAGGAAGAATTTTACATTTTAGCACAAAAAGATTATAAAGAAGAAATAGGCAATAACTATGAGCAAACTATAAAAAATAACAAAACCTCAGAAGTAGGAGCTTTATATACCGAATTTATTACTTTAGGACATATGCAAAATATCATAGGTTTTAAAAATGTCAATGTAGGTGCGCAGTATCTAGAAAATACCCTGCTTTCTAAAGATACTAATGTGGGTTTAAGTAATACTTTGAATGTAGGAATTAGTAATGAAGTCAATATCGGACAAAATCATGAAGAAAAAATAGGAAATGATAAAAGAGTAATCATCAACAATAACCTAGAGCAAGATATCAAAAATGATTTTATCCAAAGAATAGGACATAATAAAAATGAAACCATAAAAGGTTCTTATGTGCTTCAAACCAATCAAAGTATAAAATTTCACTCCAAAAAAGATCTAAGCATAGAAACAAATGAGTATTTCAAAGCTGAAGCTGATGATTCTATTAGTTTTAAAGCTAAAAATAATTGTTCCTTTACGGCTGATGAAATAAATACTTTAGCTAATAAAGAAAGCACTTTAATAGCACAAAAACGAATCATCTCTCAAGTAGGTGAAAATACCACCATCACACAAACAAAAGATAAGATTATACTTCAAGTAGGAAAAATGCAAGTAATTATAGATGATAAAGGTTTAAGGGTAAAAGGAGGTGATTTGAGAGCAGATTAA
- a CDS encoding ankyrin repeat domain-containing protein — translation MKTLENIKAMSFEEKMQIQKQLFDFISNNDLENVKNLLKDYPIKESFYEAHFKDLSLFDPCTTIVRAAFTCGNYDNDFSILDYLFDEYGLSLKDPKYNLRFVDMKHIKEANEKYILMKKVEGNSIIYKNALIYAYILNAKNPNSQIIQYLVNRGAKFEVHKDDFGWTPMHFWVMQNNYELLELAIKGGANVDMQTRLIQESEYNETLLFEAVSEPETYKVTKLLIELGANVNFATPRTPLDNAKGSRNKKLLKDAGAMTSEQIRKKYNLPAYDSSHCEINGKTDFDLLGKYRDECSKLLNDAIKKAKENE, via the coding sequence ATGAAAACATTAGAAAATATCAAAGCTATGAGTTTTGAAGAAAAAATGCAAATTCAAAAACAATTATTTGATTTTATTAGTAATAATGACTTAGAAAATGTTAAAAATCTTTTAAAAGATTATCCCATAAAAGAAAGCTTTTATGAGGCACATTTTAAAGATTTGTCTTTGTTTGATCCTTGCACAACTATAGTAAGAGCTGCATTTACTTGTGGAAATTATGATAATGATTTTTCTATTTTAGATTATTTATTTGATGAGTATGGTTTAAGTTTAAAAGATCCTAAATACAATCTTCGCTTTGTAGATATGAAACATATCAAAGAAGCTAATGAAAAATATATTTTAATGAAAAAAGTAGAAGGAAATAGCATTATTTATAAAAACGCTCTAATCTACGCATATATACTCAATGCTAAAAACCCAAATTCTCAAATCATACAATATCTAGTCAATCGTGGAGCTAAATTTGAAGTGCATAAAGATGACTTTGGTTGGACTCCTATGCATTTTTGGGTTATGCAAAATAATTATGAATTATTAGAACTAGCTATTAAAGGAGGGGCTAATGTGGATATGCAAACCCGACTTATTCAAGAGAGTGAATACAATGAAACTCTTTTATTTGAAGCTGTAAGCGAACCTGAAACTTATAAGGTTACAAAGCTTTTAATCGAACTTGGAGCTAATGTGAATTTTGCTACCCCAAGAACTCCTTTAGATAATGCAAAAGGATCTAGAAATAAAAAACTTTTAAAAGATGCAGGAGCAATGACTTCAGAGCAAATTAGAAAAAAATATAATTTACCAGCATATGATTCTTCTCATTGTGAAATTAATGGAAAAACTGACTTTGATTTATTGGGTAAATATCGTGATGAATGCTCCAAACTTTTAAACGATGCTATAAAAAAGGCTAAGGAGAATGAGTAG
- a CDS encoding putative toxin — protein MSRVIKINFTDVNFHIKEFQKVYILENCKLYFYKPFHLQTEDKNNGKEFEDKNRTIHKEQEIKKINSQDQSDEKEDITKDYAQKIDKEINKFDENNFILQTKKQRQIDPDNYDIFYDVYTSKDNDIKSLNEELKYNDGFEVKNGIAKVEADFFDKCLKEKKYVLIPRLVSLDKNETLHFDPVPLEDKGFVVTDFRKGRKDKKNIDLSFQRSIAKIKNPNLVLQSPKEFLQALNDNRDFTEDDKIQQAMGIKKACAKKADEMTKILLKDDESLKDIITDKQELKKKISELQKNKNKSPKELNLLGRLEFLQRNQKKVKDYKDIIKDLQNPQKTSNGKQDDADDDFSDSGTNSTTPNQEEQKNKNINSKDIGDAGEYAASMLFTKRSTRYLSNRRKLDTNFNTKGFNHTIPDFLVTLNDYPTLVEVKNVQDQALTEQISFELKLAREYELDYLFLCNHYTKLIDNITNLEIFNKDNKNHKGSRSGFIYHRHAHRSIKTIFKEIYLHHIKGAAPNKIVIKRLNLNDPVHIEEELNKNKQIQKN, from the coding sequence ATGAGTAGAGTGATAAAAATTAACTTTACTGATGTCAATTTTCATATTAAAGAATTTCAAAAGGTTTATATACTAGAAAATTGTAAATTGTATTTTTATAAGCCTTTTCATTTACAAACAGAAGATAAAAACAATGGAAAAGAATTTGAAGATAAAAATAGAACAATTCATAAAGAACAAGAAATTAAAAAAATAAATTCTCAAGATCAATCAGATGAAAAAGAAGATATCACAAAAGATTATGCACAAAAAATCGATAAAGAGATAAATAAATTTGATGAAAATAACTTCATCTTACAAACTAAAAAACAACGACAAATCGATCCTGATAATTATGATATATTTTACGATGTTTATACAAGTAAAGATAATGATATCAAAAGCTTAAATGAAGAGTTAAAATATAACGATGGCTTTGAAGTAAAAAATGGTATAGCTAAAGTTGAAGCAGATTTTTTTGATAAATGCTTAAAAGAAAAAAAATATGTTTTAATACCAAGATTAGTATCTTTAGATAAAAATGAAACATTACACTTTGATCCTGTGCCTTTAGAAGATAAGGGCTTTGTAGTGACTGATTTTAGAAAGGGAAGAAAAGATAAAAAAAATATAGATTTAAGCTTTCAAAGAAGCATAGCTAAAATAAAAAATCCTAATTTAGTTTTGCAAAGCCCTAAAGAATTCCTACAAGCTTTAAATGACAATAGAGATTTTACAGAAGATGATAAAATACAACAAGCAATGGGTATTAAAAAAGCTTGCGCGAAAAAAGCAGATGAAATGACTAAAATCTTGCTTAAAGATGATGAAAGTTTAAAAGATATTATTACAGATAAGCAAGAATTAAAGAAGAAAATAAGTGAATTGCAAAAAAATAAAAACAAATCACCTAAAGAACTAAATCTACTAGGTAGACTTGAATTTTTACAAAGAAATCAAAAAAAAGTTAAAGATTATAAAGACATTATAAAAGATCTTCAAAACCCTCAAAAGACTAGCAATGGTAAGCAAGATGATGCTGATGATGATTTTTCAGATAGTGGAACAAACAGCACCACTCCAAACCAAGAAGAACAAAAAAATAAAAATATCAATTCTAAAGATATAGGAGATGCAGGAGAATATGCTGCTTCTATGCTTTTTACTAAAAGATCAACTAGGTATTTATCTAATAGAAGAAAACTAGATACTAATTTTAATACTAAAGGTTTTAATCACACCATACCTGATTTTTTAGTAACGCTAAATGATTACCCTACTTTAGTAGAGGTTAAAAATGTTCAAGATCAAGCTTTAACAGAACAAATAAGCTTTGAGTTAAAACTTGCTAGAGAATATGAGCTTGATTATTTATTTTTATGCAATCATTACACAAAATTAATAGATAATATAACTAATCTAGAGATATTTAATAAAGACAATAAAAACCATAAAGGATCAAGAAGTGGTTTTATCTATCACAGACATGCTCACAGAAGCATAAAGACAATATTTAAAGAAATATATCTACACCATATCAAAGGAGCAGCACCTAATAAAATAGTAATAAAAAGATTAAATTTAAATGACCCTGTTCATATAGAAGAAGAATTAAACAAAAACAAACAAATACAAAAAAACTAA
- a CDS encoding ankyrin repeat domain-containing protein, whose protein sequence is MKTLENIKAMSFEEKMQIQKQLFDFISNNDLENVKNLLKDYPIKESFYEAHFKNKNSKDDLSLFDPCTTIVRAAFTCGNYNNDFSILDYLFDEYGLSLKDPKYNLRFVDMKHIKEANDKYILMKKVEGNSIIYQKALIYAYILNAKNPNSQIIQYLVNRGAKFEVHDEGYSGRTPMHFWARRNNYELLELAIKGGANVDMQTFSKLRKCNNETLLFEAVSEPETYKVTKLLIELGANVNFATPTTPLDIARGSRNKKLLKDAGAMTSEQIRKKYNLPAYDSSHCKIDGKTDFDLLGKYHDEYSKLLNDAIKKAKENE, encoded by the coding sequence ATGAAAACATTAGAAAATATCAAAGCTATGAGTTTTGAAGAAAAAATGCAAATTCAAAAACAATTATTTGATTTTATTAGTAATAATGACTTAGAAAATGTTAAAAATCTTTTAAAAGATTATCCCATAAAAGAAAGCTTTTATGAGGCGCATTTTAAAAACAAAAACAGCAAGGATGATTTGTCTTTGTTTGATCCTTGCACAACTATAGTAAGAGCTGCATTTACTTGTGGAAATTACAATAATGATTTTTCTATTTTAGATTATTTATTTGATGAGTATGGTTTAAGTTTAAAAGATCCTAAATACAATCTTCGCTTTGTAGATATGAAACATATCAAAGAAGCTAATGATAAATATATCTTAATGAAAAAAGTAGAAGGAAATAGCATTATTTATCAAAAAGCTCTAATCTACGCATATATACTCAATGCTAAAAACCCAAATTCTCAAATCATACAATATCTAGTCAATCGTGGAGCTAAATTTGAAGTGCATGATGAAGGATATTCCGGTAGGACTCCTATGCATTTTTGGGCTAGACGCAATAATTATGAATTATTAGAACTAGCTATTAAAGGAGGGGCTAATGTGGATATGCAAACTTTTAGTAAATTAAGAAAATGCAATAATGAAACCCTTTTATTTGAAGCTGTAAGCGAACCTGAAACTTATAAGGTTACAAAGCTTTTAATCGAACTAGGAGCTAATGTGAATTTTGCTACCCCAACCACCCCTTTAGATATCGCAAGAGGATCTAGAAATAAAAAGCTTTTAAAAGATGCAGGAGCAATGACTTCAGAGCAAATTAGAAAAAAATATAATTTACCAGCATATGATTCTTCTCATTGTAAAATTGATGGAAAAACTGATTTTGACTTATTAGGTAAATATCATGATGAATACTCCAAGCTTTTAAACGATGCTATAAAAAAGGCTAAGGAGAATGAGTAG
- a CDS encoding AAA family ATPase has product MLNNITIKGYKSIKDLSEFELKNLNILIGANGAGKSNFISVFKMLNVLFNKNLQFYTQDKGPDSFLYFGRKETEKLHFDFVFNPNRYKVDIVATQENKMLIQKERIYFGPHEYIIGENVYESNISEAKEYSRSKAVADYTISEIKKWKLYHFHDTGDTSKMKSICDANDNLIFKEDAQNIAAYLKMLHDNYNKHYEQILTTIQDIAPFFGGFIFRNSDNIQLEWHHKNDPDTPFKAHMLSDGTLRFICLATLLLQPFELMSGTIIIDEPELGLHPYALKILSEIIKRVAQEKQLIISSQSVELINHFEAQDIIVVDKEGDQSIFTRMDNEKLQTWLEEYTLGEIWASNLIGGRPK; this is encoded by the coding sequence ATGCTAAATAACATAACAATCAAAGGCTATAAATCTATAAAAGATTTATCCGAATTTGAACTTAAAAATTTAAATATCTTAATCGGTGCAAATGGTGCAGGTAAAAGTAATTTTATCTCGGTATTTAAAATGCTTAATGTATTGTTTAATAAAAATTTGCAATTTTATACACAAGATAAAGGACCTGATAGTTTTTTGTATTTTGGTAGAAAAGAAACCGAAAAATTGCATTTTGACTTTGTTTTTAACCCAAATAGATATAAAGTAGATATCGTAGCCACGCAAGAAAACAAAATGCTTATACAAAAAGAAAGAATTTATTTTGGTCCTCACGAATACATTATAGGAGAGAATGTATACGAAAGTAATATTTCTGAAGCAAAAGAATATTCTAGATCCAAAGCAGTTGCTGATTATACTATAAGCGAAATTAAAAAATGGAAGCTTTATCATTTTCATGATACTGGAGATACATCTAAAATGAAAAGTATATGTGATGCAAATGATAATCTTATTTTCAAAGAAGATGCACAAAATATAGCAGCTTATCTTAAAATGCTCCATGATAACTACAACAAACATTATGAACAAATTTTAACTACTATACAAGATATTGCTCCTTTTTTTGGGGGATTTATTTTTAGAAATAGTGATAATATACAATTAGAATGGCATCATAAAAACGATCCTGATACTCCTTTCAAAGCACATATGCTTTCTGATGGAACTTTAAGGTTTATATGCTTAGCTACTTTATTGCTTCAGCCTTTTGAGCTAATGTCAGGAACAATTATTATCGATGAGCCTGAATTAGGACTACATCCTTATGCGTTAAAAATTTTAAGCGAGATCATTAAAAGAGTAGCTCAAGAAAAACAACTCATTATTTCTTCTCAATCTGTAGAACTGATAAATCATTTTGAAGCACAAGATATTATAGTTGTAGATAAAGAAGGTGATCAATCTATTTTTACAAGAATGGACAATGAAAAACTACAAACTTGGCTTGAAGAATACACACTTGGAGAAATTTGGGCTAGTAATCTTATAGGTGGGAGGCCAAAATAA
- a CDS encoding DUF4276 family protein, whose amino-acid sequence MSDITRCYVICEGQSEEKFINETLSPYFHNVKIYLTPLTIPTSKGHKGGALSYERVVDFIVKKLKQDTQAFMTTMFDYYGLDDEFLKENKANTDIYEYIEKIQKDFDEAIKQKCDTNKFFSYIQPHEFESLLFSDITKIIEADAEWDEKLICELECIIEKYNNPEFINNSKETSPSHRLKKIFSSPSYKKVLHGSKIAKEIGIDNIRLKCQHFNKWCEKIDALKAFK is encoded by the coding sequence ATGTCAGATATTACAAGATGCTATGTAATTTGCGAAGGGCAAAGTGAAGAAAAATTTATCAATGAAACTTTAAGTCCGTATTTTCACAATGTCAAAATTTATCTCACTCCACTTACAATACCTACATCTAAAGGACACAAAGGCGGTGCGCTTTCATATGAGAGAGTGGTTGATTTTATCGTTAAAAAATTAAAACAAGATACACAAGCTTTCATGACAACTATGTTTGATTATTATGGATTAGATGATGAATTTTTAAAAGAAAATAAAGCTAATACTGATATATATGAATATATTGAAAAAATACAAAAAGATTTTGATGAAGCAATTAAACAAAAATGCGATACAAATAAATTTTTTAGCTATATACAACCACATGAATTTGAAAGTTTGCTTTTTAGTGATATTACAAAAATCATTGAAGCAGACGCTGAATGGGATGAAAAACTCATTTGCGAATTAGAATGTATTATCGAAAAATACAATAATCCAGAATTCATCAACAATAGCAAGGAAACAAGTCCGTCACACAGGCTAAAAAAGATTTTTTCTTCTCCTAGCTATAAAAAAGTTTTGCATGGTAGCAAGATCGCAAAAGAAATTGGTATAGACAACATAAGATTAAAATGTCAACACTTTAACAAATGGTGTGAAAAAATTGATGCTTTGAAAGCTTTTAAATGA
- a CDS encoding immunity 70 family protein: protein MVGFNINDLWYEIGNGDFLHAFFSNVAYHLEKGNWGSRFPILMNEVYQGELNFSQASLALNELENIQKEFKNFTPKQIIWDIENLSLMPPWGDNISSDITNLSNYFITSDGNDFIELFKKVLQLAENEKVNLTIKSF from the coding sequence ATGGTGGGTTTTAATATAAATGATCTTTGGTATGAAATAGGCAATGGTGATTTTTTACATGCATTTTTTAGCAATGTGGCTTATCATCTTGAAAAAGGAAATTGGGGGAGCAGATTCCCTATCTTAATGAATGAAGTATATCAAGGTGAATTAAATTTTTCACAAGCTTCTTTGGCGTTAAATGAACTAGAGAATATACAAAAAGAATTTAAGAATTTTACTCCAAAACAAATAATTTGGGATATTGAAAATTTATCTCTCATGCCACCTTGGGGCGATAATATTAGTAGCGACATTACAAATCTATCGAATTATTTTATAACAAGCGATGGTAATGATTTTATAGAACTCTTTAAAAAGGTCTTACAACTAGCTGAAAATGAAAAAGTTAACCTTACAATTAAAAGTTTTTAA
- a CDS encoding PoNe immunity protein domain-containing protein, which yields MLRDTKRDEAYFTKHIIKCEEDIKKSEEIFLELPFGDRQTCIFCIEDRKKCIALDKYSRGDDINIVKKDLEALMLLKEKNRLETGLDIGYYRGNAIELCVRVLLDMDTTCLLELIEEDERKRRDILNRDWFLHFIGSKGKNLNLERKCVCKEHELIKEFIATQDIEFLHKYMKKHTRLRDPLDTWDLEGAAIVKLMNLDKEEFKQYKYFPYDLI from the coding sequence ATGTTAAGAGATACTAAGAGAGATGAAGCGTATTTTACGAAACATATAATAAAGTGTGAAGAAGATATCAAGAAATCCGAAGAAATTTTTTTAGAACTTCCTTTTGGAGATAGACAAACTTGTATTTTTTGTATAGAAGATAGAAAAAAATGTATTGCTTTGGATAAATACTCTCGTGGTGATGATATAAACATAGTTAAAAAAGATTTAGAAGCACTTATGCTATTAAAAGAAAAAAATCGTTTAGAAACAGGATTGGATATTGGCTATTACAGGGGAAATGCTATTGAACTTTGCGTTAGAGTATTATTAGATATGGATACTACTTGTTTGCTAGAATTAATAGAAGAAGATGAGAGAAAAAGAAGGGATATACTCAATAGAGATTGGTTTTTACATTTTATAGGTTCTAAGGGTAAGAATTTAAATTTAGAACGCAAATGTGTTTGCAAAGAACATGAACTGATTAAAGAATTTATAGCCACACAAGATATTGAGTTTTTACATAAATATATGAAAAAACATACAAGGTTAAGGGATCCTTTAGATACCTGGGATCTTGAAGGTGCTGCAATTGTAAAACTAATGAATTTGGATAAAGAAGAATTTAAACAGTATAAATACTTTCCTTATGATTTAATATAA
- a CDS encoding DUF4299 domain-containing protein, giving the protein MEDLNFLQKRWEEAYEAMPKLYDALDKTIVNFTLSEDTDTILFKEPWENFELDDEDEEVEWRLSFFSISKDKPLGYLEYKEALEKLQEFSLIQSEERVLIRAMSLEELKKLGLHEL; this is encoded by the coding sequence ATGGAAGATTTAAACTTTTTACAAAAACGTTGGGAAGAAGCTTATGAGGCTATGCCTAAACTTTATGATGCATTAGACAAAACAATAGTAAATTTTACTCTTAGTGAAGATACAGATACTATTTTATTTAAAGAACCTTGGGAAAATTTTGAACTAGATGATGAAGATGAAGAAGTAGAATGGAGGCTAAGTTTTTTCAGCATTAGCAAAGATAAGCCTTTAGGATATTTAGAGTATAAAGAAGCTTTAGAAAAATTACAAGAATTTTCTTTAATACAATCAGAAGAAAGGGTTTTGATTAGAGCTATGAGTTTAGAAGAGCTTAAAAAATTAGGATTACACGAGCTATGA
- a CDS encoding ankyrin repeat domain-containing protein translates to MKTLEDIKAMNYKQKDELEDLVLEAIDDNDLAKVKDILKDYPVKISCYELHFKNKNEEYPLFEPINLILRAAFACEENNNDFSILDYLFDEYGLSLKDPKYNFAFPDMKHIKEANDQYILMKKVEGEPNIYKNALIYYYILNADNPNSQIIQYLVNRGAKFEVHDEGYSSRTPMHFWARHNNYELLELAIKGGANVDMQTLLDPKSKYNETLLFEAVSEPETYKVTKLLIELGANVNFATPRTPLDDARGSRNKKLLKDAGAMTSEQIRKKFNLPAYDSSHCEIDGKTDFDLLGKYLDKCSKLLNDAIKKAKDNE, encoded by the coding sequence ATGAAAACATTAGAAGATATCAAAGCTATGAATTATAAACAAAAAGATGAATTAGAAGATTTAGTTCTTGAAGCTATAGATGATAATGATTTGGCCAAGGTAAAAGATATTTTAAAAGATTATCCTGTAAAAATATCTTGTTACGAACTTCATTTTAAAAATAAAAATGAAGAATATCCTTTATTTGAACCTATAAATTTGATATTAAGGGCCGCATTTGCTTGTGAAGAAAATAATAATGATTTTTCTATTTTAGATTATTTATTTGATGAGTATGGTTTAAGTTTAAAAGATCCTAAATATAATTTTGCTTTTCCTGATATGAAACATATCAAAGAAGCTAATGATCAATATATTTTAATGAAAAAAGTAGAAGGCGAGCCTAATATTTACAAAAATGCCCTAATCTATTATTATATACTCAATGCCGATAATCCAAATTCTCAAATCATACAATATCTAGTCAATCGTGGGGCTAAATTTGAAGTGCATGATGAAGGATATTCCAGTAGGACTCCTATGCATTTTTGGGCTAGACACAATAATTATGAATTATTAGAACTAGCTATTAAAGGAGGGGCTAATGTAGATATGCAAACCTTGCTTGATCCAAAAAGTAAATATAATGAAACTCTTTTATTTGAAGCTGTAAGCGAACCTGAAACTTATAAGGTTACAAAGCTTTTAATCGAACTAGGAGCTAATGTAAATTTTGCTACCCCAAGAACTCCTTTAGATGATGCAAGAGGATCTAGAAATAAAAAACTTTTAAAAGATGCAGGAGCAATGACTTCAGAGCAAATCAGAAAGAAATTTAATTTACCAGCATATGATTCTTCACATTGTGAAATTGATGGAAAAACTGACTTTGATTTATTGGGTAAATATCTTGATAAATGCTCCAAACTTTTAAACGATGCCATAAAAAAAGCCAAGGATAATGAGTAG